A window of Candidatus Hydrogenedentota bacterium contains these coding sequences:
- the thyX gene encoding FAD-dependent thymidylate synthase: MKFVKPKVFLVGETRIIEQGLQDYLEHVGATKWKTDAPSDSEKLAEVMGRLCYRSFEPGMNPNVTRVREGNATYLSNIINVGHGSVVEHPVLNFIFSDVSRVVTHELVRHRAGTAMSQESLRFVRLDNLSAYVPMCIEENDEGMAIFVKTMEQLEELQRTLATVYDIDHEEKFAVKKKLTSAFRRVAPIGLATTIGWSCNFRTLRHVLENRTDPHAEEEIRYLFAEVFNVVKDRYPNLLGDYETEMVDGLPWIKTAHRKI; encoded by the coding sequence GTGAAGTTCGTCAAGCCTAAAGTATTCCTCGTCGGTGAAACCCGCATCATAGAACAGGGGCTCCAGGACTACCTGGAACACGTGGGCGCGACCAAGTGGAAGACCGACGCGCCGAGCGATTCCGAGAAACTTGCCGAGGTGATGGGCCGCCTGTGCTACCGCTCCTTCGAGCCCGGCATGAACCCGAACGTGACCCGGGTGCGCGAGGGCAACGCGACCTACCTGAGCAACATCATCAATGTGGGCCACGGCAGCGTGGTGGAGCATCCCGTGCTCAATTTCATCTTTTCCGATGTGAGCCGGGTGGTGACCCACGAGCTGGTGCGCCACCGCGCGGGCACCGCCATGAGCCAGGAGTCCCTCCGCTTTGTGCGCCTCGACAACCTCTCGGCCTATGTGCCCATGTGCATCGAGGAGAACGACGAGGGCATGGCCATTTTCGTGAAGACCATGGAGCAGCTCGAAGAACTCCAGCGGACCCTGGCCACGGTCTATGACATTGACCACGAAGAGAAGTTCGCGGTGAAGAAGAAGCTGACCTCCGCCTTCCGCCGCGTGGCCCCCATCGGCCTGGCGACGACGATTGGCTGGTCGTGCAACTTCCGCACGCTGCGGCATGTGCTGGAAAACCGCACGGACCCCCACGCGGAAGAGGAGATTCGCTATCTCTTCGCGGAGGTCTTCAACGTAGTGAAGGATCGCTACCCCAACCTGTTGGGCGATTATGAGACGGAGATGGTAGACGGGCTGCCCTGGATCAAGACGGCCCACCGGAAAATTTAG
- the thiD gene encoding bifunctional hydroxymethylpyrimidine kinase/phosphomethylpyrimidine kinase gives MSHPARILTIAGSDSSGGAGIQADLKTILALGGYGMSAITAITAQNTLGVTGVQGIDPEMVAKQIEAVLVDPGVDAIKTGMLLNREIIEAIADVLDSHPAIPLVLDPVMVATSGARLIDEDAQELVITRLLRHATVITPNLPEADALTGLRITDQQSLEAAGCIIRDLGAKNVLIKGGHGTDDEVVDWLYDGVEWTAFRAPRIHTTGGHGTGCTLASAIATRLGQGMNLKAAIESAKTYLNGALEQAWPGFGKGSGPLNHGWGMGKQPGGEWFH, from the coding sequence ATGAGCCACCCCGCGCGCATACTCACCATTGCCGGCAGCGACTCCAGCGGCGGCGCGGGCATCCAGGCCGACCTCAAGACCATCCTCGCCCTCGGCGGCTACGGCATGTCGGCCATCACCGCCATCACCGCGCAAAACACCCTCGGCGTCACCGGCGTCCAGGGCATCGATCCCGAAATGGTCGCCAAGCAAATCGAGGCCGTGCTGGTCGATCCCGGTGTCGACGCCATCAAGACCGGCATGCTTCTCAACCGTGAGATCATCGAGGCCATCGCCGATGTGCTCGACAGCCACCCCGCGATTCCCCTCGTGCTCGATCCCGTCATGGTGGCCACCAGCGGCGCCCGCCTCATCGACGAAGACGCGCAGGAGCTTGTCATCACGCGGCTGCTCCGCCACGCCACCGTGATCACCCCCAACTTGCCCGAGGCCGACGCGTTGACGGGATTGCGCATCACCGATCAACAGAGCCTCGAAGCCGCCGGATGCATCATCCGCGATCTCGGTGCGAAGAACGTACTCATCAAAGGCGGCCACGGCACGGACGACGAGGTGGTGGACTGGCTTTATGACGGCGTCGAATGGACCGCGTTCCGGGCACCAAGAATTCACACCACGGGAGGCCACGGGACGGGCTGCACCCTCGCCTCCGCCATCGCCACGCGCCTGGGCCAGGGCATGAATCTGAAAGCAGCCATCGAAAGCGCCAAGACTTACCTCAACGGCGCGCTGGAACAAGCCTGGCCCGGATTCGGCAAAGGAAGTGGCCCGCTGAACCACGGCTGGGGAATGGGGAAGCAACCCGGCGGGGAATGGTTTCACTGA
- a CDS encoding NupC/NupG family nucleoside CNT transporter has protein sequence MTDPLLRAISFAGLFVLVGLAWALSENRRAVPWRLVAWGMGLQFALGLLVMHTQAGEKFFDGVRKGFDIITEASAAGGSFVFGNLSEIFFVERVGFGPDGAPQSEGPAIITAVIAFQVLPVIIFVSALSAILLHLGVVQWVIRGIAWVMRRTLKTSGAETFAAALLVFLGIESVSALGSHLKGMTRSEIFTIMTAFLATIAASVMVAYAGFGAEPGHLLAASLMSAPAALVMAKIMIPELGTPKTMGNEKIVLPVESENIFDAAARGAHTGVAMALNVAAMLIVFVGLIFLLDLAVVRVTGLTTTEIMGWAFRPFAFIMGVPLGDLGAVSELLATKSVFNEFLAYEKMKPMIESGALSERSRMIATYALCGFANPGSLGILIGGLDGLMPERRAEVAAMSVKAFAAGTLACFCTACVAGVLG, from the coding sequence ATGACCGATCCCCTTCTTCGCGCCATCAGCTTCGCCGGGCTCTTTGTGCTCGTGGGTCTGGCCTGGGCCCTCTCGGAAAATCGCCGCGCGGTGCCCTGGCGGCTGGTGGCCTGGGGCATGGGCCTCCAGTTCGCCCTGGGCCTGCTGGTCATGCACACGCAGGCGGGCGAGAAGTTCTTCGATGGGGTGCGGAAGGGCTTCGACATCATCACCGAGGCCAGCGCGGCGGGCGGCAGCTTCGTCTTCGGAAATCTCAGCGAGATTTTCTTTGTGGAACGCGTGGGCTTCGGTCCCGATGGCGCGCCCCAGTCCGAAGGCCCCGCGATCATCACCGCGGTTATCGCCTTTCAGGTGCTCCCGGTCATCATCTTCGTGTCCGCACTGTCGGCAATCCTGCTCCACCTCGGCGTGGTGCAGTGGGTGATTCGGGGTATCGCCTGGGTGATGCGGCGCACGCTGAAGACCTCCGGCGCGGAGACCTTCGCGGCGGCGCTGCTGGTATTTCTCGGCATCGAATCCGTGAGCGCTCTCGGCAGCCACCTCAAAGGTATGACCCGCTCCGAGATCTTCACCATCATGACCGCGTTCCTCGCCACCATCGCGGCCAGCGTCATGGTGGCCTATGCGGGCTTCGGCGCGGAGCCGGGGCATCTCCTCGCCGCTTCGCTCATGAGCGCGCCCGCCGCCCTGGTCATGGCGAAAATCATGATTCCCGAGCTCGGCACGCCCAAAACCATGGGCAACGAGAAGATCGTCCTGCCGGTGGAGAGTGAAAACATATTCGACGCCGCCGCGCGGGGCGCCCACACGGGCGTGGCCATGGCGCTGAATGTGGCCGCCATGCTTATCGTCTTTGTAGGGCTCATCTTCCTGCTCGATCTGGCCGTGGTGCGGGTGACCGGCCTCACCACCACGGAAATCATGGGCTGGGCCTTCCGTCCCTTCGCCTTCATAATGGGCGTGCCCCTGGGCGACCTCGGGGCCGTCTCCGAACTGCTTGCCACCAAATCGGTCTTCAACGAGTTCCTGGCTTACGAAAAGATGAAACCCATGATCGAATCCGGCGCGCTCTCCGAGCGTTCGCGCATGATCGCCACCTACGCCCTCTGCGGCTTCGCCAATCCCGGCAGCCTCGGTATTCTCATCGGCGGGCTCGACGGCCTCATGCCCGAGCGCCGCGCCGAAGTCGCCGCCATGAGCGTGAAAGCCTTCGCCGCCGGCACCCTGGCCTGCTTCTGCACCGCCTGCGTAGCGGGAGTCCTCGGATGA
- a CDS encoding phosphatase PAP2 family protein, with protein sequence MRAYLKSHRPYFGLFTVWALLAGLIIATTEQPDLHLTFNNVNVAGWDSFFVYANYLGEGYFAYGLAIALCFVRFRWGASVFLACLIAGLTSQLLKQQVFGPVPRPAAFFGEPTPLYLVPGVDLHSFYSFPSGHSAIAFALATALMLLTPWRTLRAVLFFLALLGAYSRVYLSQHFFEDIYAGSFVGLIAALIAHRLVVVRRPKVVVPETTEKAGAAPVL encoded by the coding sequence ATGCGCGCGTACCTGAAGTCGCACCGACCCTATTTTGGCCTCTTTACCGTTTGGGCTCTCCTCGCGGGTCTCATCATCGCGACCACCGAGCAGCCCGATCTCCATCTCACGTTCAACAATGTGAATGTCGCCGGTTGGGACTCCTTTTTTGTGTACGCCAACTATCTTGGCGAGGGGTACTTCGCTTATGGGCTGGCCATTGCGCTCTGCTTCGTGCGTTTTCGCTGGGGGGCCTCGGTCTTTCTCGCCTGCCTGATCGCCGGGCTCACGAGCCAATTGCTCAAGCAGCAGGTCTTCGGCCCCGTGCCCCGGCCCGCCGCGTTTTTCGGCGAGCCCACACCCCTCTACCTGGTGCCGGGCGTGGACCTGCACAGTTTCTATTCCTTTCCCTCGGGCCACAGCGCCATAGCGTTTGCCCTGGCCACGGCGCTCATGCTGCTTACCCCCTGGCGGACGCTCCGCGCGGTGCTGTTTTTCCTGGCGCTGCTCGGGGCCTACAGCCGGGTGTATTTGTCCCAGCACTTTTTTGAAGACATCTACGCGGGCTCGTTTGTTGGCCTGATCGCGGCCCTGATAGCCCACCGGCTCGTGGTCGTGCGGCGGCCGAAGGTGGTGGTGCCAGAGACGACCGAGAAAGCAGGAGCAGCGCCCGTGCTTTGA